The sequence below is a genomic window from bacterium 336/3.
GGTCTTTACAGTAAAAACCACGATTTTTGAATAGTGTATAAAAATAGTTTAGCGATAAAATAAAAAGCCATTTGTACCAATACCTCCCAAATATTCTTTGATAAGTTTTCCTTCTAAACTGATACGTCTGATACGGCTTGCGTTAGAGAAAGAGCCTTCACCCAAATATAACTCTCCATTTTGTGGATTGATACTAAAACCATAAATCGAAAAATCGTTGCTGATAAACTCAAGAATTGTTTGTGTAGTTATATCAATACTGAAAATTTTGCTACCTGAAACGCTGTATATGCTATTATTGTAAATTGCAATTTTTGCATTGAAAGTACTTGTAGGAACATCCAAAATACTTAACTCCGTTTTATCTGTAAATGGGTTGATTTGCACCAATGAACCCTTTGTATTGTTGGAACTTGCCAAACAAATTACCCAAATTTTATTATTCACATCTATTAAGAACTTATCAGGCTTATTTGCTACAATAATCGTTTGAGTAAGGTTTCCATTACTATTATAAACTGAAATGGTATTGGTGTTGCTATTGGCAACATATAACTTGTTATTGACTGTAATGATACCTTGTGGGCGTGAATTAGTGGGTATTTTACGAAGAAAAGCTCTTGTTTGTAAGTCAATTTCTGTAATAAATCCTTCAGGGGTAGCTCCAAACGCTTTATTAATATCTCCCCAATTGGTAACGTAGCCTTTATTGCCCAAAGTTGCAAAAGCTTGTGGATTTTCAACTTGTTTTGCATTTCCATTGGCATCCAAAACGCCCACCACTTTGAAATCCGTGGCTTCAGTAAAAACTACTTGGTCTATACTATTGGTAATGATAGCTAATTTATCAGCAATAGTGTTAGAGTTACTCAAATTATAACCTTTTACAAATTGAACAATTCCTCCAAGAGCTACACTATTCTCAGCTTGAAAAATATCATTGACAACCTCGTTATTTTCCTTGATAAAACTCAAAGAGCCATTTGCATCCGAAAAATTCCCTTCGTTTACAACCAAAACACCTTTTCCATATTTACTTGAAATAGGCTGTGGGTCTTTGATGGTACAAGCTGTCAGTAAACTTGTTAATAATAAGACTACATAAGATAATCGAAACATTTTTTTCATAATAAAAATAAATTAATAAAAGATTAATGGTTTATAAATTATTCATTAGAATACACTGATAGGTTTTTTTTCATCATCAAGAGCAACAAAAGTAAAAACACCTTGTATGGCTTGCTCTCTGTAATTCTCATACATTTCTTCTTTGAAAATTTGTACTTCTACTTCAAGGCTTGTATTGCCAACTTTGATAACCCTTCCTATAATTTCAATAATGGTATCAGCAGGGATACTTTTTTTGAAATCTACTTTGCTGGAAGATACTGTTACCATTTTTTTACGACTAAAACGAGTAGCGGTAATAAAAGCCACTTCATCCATGAGTTGTAAGGCTGTACCTCCAAAAAGAGTATCATAATGATTGGTAGTATTCGGAAACACAACCTTAAAAACCCTTGTTTCAGAGGAATTTATTAAATCTTGATAGTTTTGCATGGTTTGATATTCTTTTTTAGCTGATAAAAGGCATTGATGACATAAACAATCTTCATGTTTTTCACCAATATAAAGTGCTTCATCTCTATTAAGTGGTACATGAAAACACTGGCAAATAGTAATACTTCCTAATTTACACTCAAATTCAGTTTGGCATACAGGGCAATATTTTGTTTCATGTCGAGGCATTATTGCCAGAAATATTGTAAACTGATTTGATAATTGCGTTGAGGCATATACTGATTCAAAATATTTTGATATTGCTTGTCAAATACATTGTTGATTTGTCCTCCCACTTGAAAAGTATGTGTTTTATGTTTGATTTTCTGATGAATTTGTAAATCTGTAAGCCAAAAAGCTTTCACAATGTTTATATTGTCCAAATCTGTGAAGCGTTTATCTGTAAAATGACTGTTAAGGCTTATTTGTGTGTTTTGTATTGTTCCAATTGTACCCATAGAAATGCGATGAATAGGAGTATATGGTAAATAATGTCGTGTGAATCTATCAGATACATCATTCTTAATTTTGTTAATTTGGGAAAGTGTAAAAGCATAATTTGCAAATATATTTACACTTCCTTTCTTCCAAGATTTTGTATAATTTAAATATGTTTCTAATCCCTTAGATTGCACATTTTGCAGATTTTCTGGAGACCAAAAACCCTGTAGTGTAGGTTGCCAGATAATCCAATCTTTTACTTGCATCATAAATGCAGTAGCTTCTATTTTTAAAGATTGATTTTTATTTCTTTGCTCATATATAACACCAGTTTCTGAACTTAAACTATGTTCAGGTTGGATATCAGGATTATCCCCTGGGTTCCAGTATCGGCTATTAAGTGTGGGGAGGCGATAACCTCTACCTATTTGAGCCTTCCACGTGATACGTTTATTGGAATGATTGAAAACAACCCATTCTGTTCCCAATGAAGGGGTGAAGGGAGCTTGGTAACCTTCTACAAGACTTTGTCTCATGTTCAAGCTGATAACCCAATTGGCAAGAACTTGCCATCTGCTCATCAAAAATGCATCTGTTCGCAATTCTGTTTTGGGCTCTTTGTAGGCATCTACACTCATCATGAAATATTGAGTATTTACACCTATTTGAGTAGAAAATTTCTCTGAAAAAAAATGCTCTACCTGAAAAATGCCTGCTAAACGTTTCGTTTGTGTTTTTTCTTTTTGGTTGTATAATAAAAAATCGTTTGTATAAGCAATCTTCGTTTCCAAAGAAGTATTGGTATTCAGTTCATTTTTCCAAGAGGTCATCAACCGTAAATTATTGTCTAAGAGATTACTGTTGCCAACAAGCACTCTGTAATTGGAGTTATACCAACTATGAAAACTGATTTGTTGTTTCTTAGAAATCTGATAATGAATGTCTTGTGTAGCTCCCAAATAATTGATAGGAGTAGCATTCTGAATAGTACCTGAAAGGGAAGGAGTATCAAAATTGTTTTTGAGAGAAAAACGATAGAAACTTGTTCGGGTGCTTATTTTCCCTTGATTTTGATGAAATTTGAAAGCTGTAAAATTTCTTCCAAAGCTACCGATATCTTGTCTGAAATGTAAAGATCGCCCATCTTCTGATTTTTTAGACATTCCTGATAACAAGATAGCCCCTCCAACAGCTTCAGAACCAAATAATGAAGCTGATGAACCCATTTGCAAACCAACTTGGTCATTGGCAAATAATGGAATATTTACAAAATCACTTTCTCCTAAAGTTGCAGAATTGATATTCAAGCCATTCCAAAGTACAGCCGTATGCCCTGCCCCTGTACCTCTCAAAGAAATAGAACCCAAAAGCCCATTGCCGTACTCTTTCATATATGCTCCAGTATAGCGTAAAAGCCATTCGGATAGTTGAGAGCTATTATTCTGAGCTATCAAAGTAGAATCTGCTTGCCATATTTTGGCACCAATCGCATACTTTTTGTATGGATATGCATTTACCTCTATTGCAGAAATAGAATCCTGAGCGAATAATGTGTTGGTTACAAACCAAAATAATAAAAAATACCTCATCTGAAAGACTTTAAAAAAGCCTTTGCAGGAGAAAGAATGAAATGTAAAATAAAAAGAATACACTTTCTTTTTTGCACTTCACTGCTTTTCACCCGAAAGCCATGAAACATTGATACTGCTTGGCAGGTCTCCTGACTCACCGAACTTTTGCTGCCTTCCCACTCCTAAGAGCAGTGGCTTGTGAACATAGCAAAAGCTTTTTTTCGGCTTACAGTTGCGGGGACAGTTACGGATTTACACCGTATTCCCTTTTAAAGTTTGATACAAATTTTTTTGCATTAAACTACCAAAGCGTTGCAAAGATAAGAAAATAAATACGAAGTAAAAAGAAAAATACAAATTTTGATAAATTGCATCAAATCTTAAATTGCTCCTACATATGAATATTCTTGATTCAAACGATTATGAGGCTATTGTAAATCGCATCAGCCAAGTTTCTGTAAATTCTCAAAGATTGTGGGGAAAAATGACTGTCAGCCAGATGATAGAACACTGTACACGCCCATTTCAAGTAGCTTTAGGAGAATTACAACTCAAAAAAACTTTGATAGGAATATTATTTGGTGGTATGGCGAAAAGAGGTTTCCTAAAAGGTAAACCCATGTCCAAAAATTTACCCACAGCCAAAAGCTTTATTGTTCTAGATAATCCGGCTTTGGAAAGTACACAAAAGAAACTTCTAAATTATATAGAAAAATTTAGAAGTATGGATAAAAATGAATTAGAGGCACGAGTACATCCTTTTTTTGGTAAAATGACCTCAGATGAGTGGGGAACATTATTTGCTTTGCATCTTGACCACCATTTGAGGCAATTTGGAGTTTAGGCAAAAATACGAATCAGAATAAAAGCAGTGCTTGTGCAAATAGAAGATATTTGATTCAAAAGCATAGTATTCTTGAAGTTTGCCTGACTTTTGTCTTTCAATACTTTTAAAAACCAATTTCCAAAATATACTAAAATAGGAGATAGGGCAACCTCGAAAATAATGATGCTTGTATTTGAATGTAAGGCATAAAAATAGCCAATGAAGCCTAAATTAGCTATAAAAAATGCAAAAGCTGTAAGTATAAAGGTACCTCGTACACCTAAAAGTAAGCTAAGCGTTTTATCACCTCTTTGAGCATCTTCATAATGCTGATATACTTGCGTCATAGGATATGAACCCAAAAGAAGTAACATAGACAAAATAGCGGGTACTATTATATGCATGCCCCAAAGTTCTGAAAAATTTAGGTCATTGATAGCCAAAATACTCATTAAATAAGTAAAAAAACCTTGAAAAAAGCCAATGGTTAACCAACTTGCAAAAGGGTATTTTTTAAGCCTAATACTTGGGTGGGAATAAGCTTTTGAAACAAGTCCGTATATCAATAAGGCTACCGCAAATAACCAAGACACAAAAAAAGCAAGCCCAATAGCAATTGTATCGAATACCAAAGAAGCCCAATAAAGTTCTTTACTGACAGGAGGAGGGTTTTCTAAGCCTCCAATACTTTCTTTGTCTTTATCAAAATAACTATTGAACCCATTACTTGCTGGATATAAAAATAAATGAATAGCTACAAAGGCAATACTTGTTTTTATCCAATCTATAGTAAGGGCTTGGCTAAAAGCAAATAAAAATACAGGCATTAAAAAGATTGAAAAAGGTATGCGTAAGTGTAATAAAGTAGATTTCTGCATGATATTTTATTTATCTCTGATGATAAGTCTGTATAAAACTAATAAAATTAAAATTCCTAAAACGATATTGGCAATAATTTTAATACGATTATTTGAACCTACAGATTGAATAGTATTATCAGTTTCTTTCAACTCTTTTAAAAAATCGCTACTTTCAATAGAAATATCTTCAATAGGTTGTCCACTGACCTCTAATACCAATCTAGATTGTAATGTGTCATATTTTTTCTTTTCTAAATCAAAATAGATAAATTGAAAATAATCTTTCAAAGGATATTTCCCTGGTTTTTTGGCTAAAATTGTATATCTAAAAGATTTTGTACCCAATAACTGATTAGGTGTTTTGCGTAAAATCTGCTCAATAGTGGGAGTATAAAACTCTAAACCTGTACTGATTGGAGGTTCTAAAGCATTGAGACTTGCAAAATTGCCACTTCCTAAAATATTTACCTGATAATCAACTGTTTTACCTGTTTGGATTTTCAGATAAGTAATAGCTTCTTGCCATTGAAAACGCCCTACGGGTACTTTTACATCTGTATTTGGCAATGGCTTCACCAGAATATTTACAGAATTGGACTTAAAAACGACAATTTTTTCTTTTTCCTTATCTTCCATCTGGAGTTCAAGTACAGGAATAGTATATTTACCTGCTTCTGAGGGAAAAAAAGATGCTTGATAAAATTTAAAACGTTGATATTTGCGTTTTCCAATTACGATTTTCTCTTTTGAGACACTGTCTAATTTATAGTCTTCTTCCCACGATTTAGGAATACGAATTTGTTTAATAATCTTAGATAATTGTTTGTTGAGTTGGTATAAATCTAAAGAACGTGGGGCATCTTCTGCTAAATAAAAGGCAAAAGATACATTGATTTCTTCACCTACAAAAAGTTCATCTCTATTGACAGTTAGGGCTGTAAAAGCTTCTTGAAGTTTTCCAATACCAATGTTGGGGTCTTTTTGGTTTTCTTCTAATATTGTAAGAATATTTTCTTCTTCTTTTTTTTCTTCTGAATTATCTTTATCTCCCAAAACTATAATTTCTTCTCCCTTAAATGAATATTTTTTACCATTGACCCTTATTTCAAAAGTAGGTATATTGAATGTACCTCCTTTGGTAGCTTTATAATTTTGCTCTACACCTTTTGTGATTTGCCCTTGGGCGTTGGTGTATTCTAAAGATACTTGGAAAGCCTTTTCAAAACTAACAACTTCTGGAAACTCATCTATAGTACGCAAATCCTCATTACTACATAAAACTCTGATTTGCAAGAAATCGTTGATTGAAATTTTCTTACGGGCAACTTCTATTCGAATATCTTGAGCATTTACTATCAAAGAAAATAGCATTGCTATTAAAATAATAGACTTTTGCCAATTTTTTTTTATACTTTTTGAAGAATTCATTAGGTTGTTTTTAAAAAACGTTGTATATTAGCAACACTTTAGGATTAAATCAAGACGCCTATGAAAAAATATTAACTCCAAGTTTGTTGGGTTAAAACTATTTCAAATTATGTTAGACTATTTTAAATTAATTTTAGAAAAAGTAAGTTTTGATAAATTTTTGTTTCAAAAGGAGCTTCGTAAAGCACTTGCATCCTTAAAACCTTCAGAAAAAGAAGACCTTCGCAAGTGGTGTTATCATAAATTTGAACCACAATACAAAAGTGTCCTTAACAACGAATTCAAAATAATACTTTCTTAAAACACAGACATTTCATCATTCATTATCATCACTGGCTTGCAGGAAATTAATATTTCGTTGCAAGCCTTTTAGTTTAGTTCTTTTTACTGCCGAATTTTTGAAAACTTTGTTAAAAGTTTCTTCAGTAATATCTATCCATTCTTTTTTTGACATCTTTTCTAAATCTTCATGAGGCTCAAATGCTTGCGTTTGGTGTGGGCTTGCAAAACGATTCCAAGGGCATACATCTTGGCAAATATCACAACCAAAAATCCAATTTTCAAACTTTCCCTTCATCTCTTGGGGGATTTGGTCTTTGAGTTCAATGGTAAAATAGGAAATACATTTACTTCCATCTACCACATACGGATTCACGATAGCATCTGTGGGACAGGCATCTATACAACGAGTGCATGTACCACAATAATCTTTGGTAGGAGCATCATATTCAAGATCTAAATCTACAATCAGTTCGCCAATGAAAAAAAAGCTACCCATATTTCGGTTGAGTAAATTACTATGCTTTCCAACCCAACCCAATCCACTTTTTTCTGCCCATACTTTGTCCATCACAGGGGCAGAATCGACAAAGGCTCTGCCACCAATTTCTCCAATTTCTGTATGCATAAACTCAAGCAAACTTTTAAGTTTATCTTTTAATACAAAATGGTAATCTGTACCATAAGCATATTTAGAGATTTTAAAATCGTTTTCTTGAGCTAAATCTTGTTTAGGAAAATAATTGAGTAATACTGAAATGACAGATTTGGCATCATCTACCAGTAATCGAGGATCAAGGCGTTTGTCAAAATGGTTATTCATGTATGCCATCTCTCCATGCATATTCTGTTTGAGCCATTGCTCTAATCTTGGGGCTTGGTCTTCTAAAAAATCAGCTTTAGAAATTCCACAAAAATCAAAGCCCAATTCCTTGGCTTTTTGTTTGATAAGTAGGGTATATCTTAATTTTTCATGATTCATAAATTGCAAAGTAGGCATTTAATATCAAATACCATTCAATATTTAGCATCCCATTGGTATATTAATAATGATTAATTTTGTTACCTTTTGTCCATTGTCCTTGCGTTTTCCAATTATTCTTAGATAATAGCGACTAATGCCTATTTCAATTGGATATTCGGTTGTATTTTTTACTTTGTCTAAAATGCCTAACCAATGTTTGCCACATTTTTCTTTTACTTTATTCTTTAAATCTTGAATTGAAATTTTTGGAAATTTCTTATAATCGGTTTCAGTATATTGATTACCAATAAATTGCCCTGCTTTATTTGATAGCAATAGTTTCCAATCTGAATTAAAATGTTTCCAGTCTGTCAAATCACAATGTTTGCCTTCATAAGAAATAGTTATACTTGTTTGATAACGTTGTTCTATTGTTAAATCAGTAAGCTGATTGCTAGAAAGT
It includes:
- a CDS encoding epoxyqueuosine reductase; translated protein: MNHEKLRYTLLIKQKAKELGFDFCGISKADFLEDQAPRLEQWLKQNMHGEMAYMNNHFDKRLDPRLLVDDAKSVISVLLNYFPKQDLAQENDFKISKYAYGTDYHFVLKDKLKSLLEFMHTEIGEIGGRAFVDSAPVMDKVWAEKSGLGWVGKHSNLLNRNMGSFFFIGELIVDLDLEYDAPTKDYCGTCTRCIDACPTDAIVNPYVVDGSKCISYFTIELKDQIPQEMKGKFENWIFGCDICQDVCPWNRFASPHQTQAFEPHEDLEKMSKKEWIDITEETFNKVFKNSAVKRTKLKGLQRNINFLQASDDNE
- a CDS encoding ubiquinone biosynthesis protein UbiA; this encodes MMQKSTLLHLRIPFSIFLMPVFLFAFSQALTIDWIKTSIAFVAIHLFLYPASNGFNSYFDKDKESIGGLENPPPVSKELYWASLVFDTIAIGLAFFVSWLFAVALLIYGLVSKAYSHPSIRLKKYPFASWLTIGFFQGFFTYLMSILAINDLNFSELWGMHIIVPAILSMLLLLGSYPMTQVYQHYEDAQRGDKTLSLLLGVRGTFILTAFAFFIANLGFIGYFYALHSNTSIIIFEVALSPILVYFGNWFLKVLKDKSQANFKNTMLLNQISSICTSTAFILIRIFA
- a CDS encoding cytochrome C oxidase subunit II — translated: MQNYQDLINSSETRVFKVVFPNTTNHYDTLFGGTALQLMDEVAFITATRFSRKKMVTVSSSKVDFKKSIPADTIIEIIGRVIKVGNTSLEVEVQIFKEEMYENYREQAIQGVFTFVALDDEKKPISVF